A single genomic interval of Spinacia oleracea cultivar Varoflay chromosome 6, BTI_SOV_V1, whole genome shotgun sequence harbors:
- the LOC110803977 gene encoding peroxidase 39-like, protein MASKVLFLLLVLAICSTFVFCNAGGSKKKSHYKHKGGWGHGHGHGPRGHDSYEPEYDGGLKNDFYRKSCPRAEEIVQTVTSRHVTSNPNLPAKLIRVLFHDCFVRGCDASVLLNSTGNSTSEKDANTNRNLEGFNVIDDIKSEIEKECKGIVSCADILTLATRDAVSLQYGRPLWKVPTGRRDGTISIASEASANIPSGASNFTVLVNNFASKNLTVRDLVALSGAHTIGVGHCNFVSRRLFNFTGRGDQDPSLNPKYADFLRTQCRDPADRTTTVEMDPGSSLSFDNHYFKILKEHKGLFVSDAALLTDDKAREFALQLLNPKMFFDEFAKSMEKMGAIGVLTGSQGQIRNKCSLVN, encoded by the exons ATGGCTAGCaaagttttgtttttgttacTCGTTTTAGCAATTTGTAGCACTTTTGTGTTTTGTAATGCGGGTGGTTCGAAGAAGAAATCTCATTACAAACACAAAGGTGGTTGGGGTCACGGTCATGGTCACGGACCTCGTGGTCATGACTCATATGAGCCAGAATATGATGGTGGCTTAAAGAATGACTTTTATCGAAAGAGTTGCCCTCGTGCTGAAGAGATTGTACAAACTGTTACAAGTAGGCATGTCACGAGTAACCCAAATTTGCCTGCAAAGCTTATTAGGGTGCTCTTCCATGATTGTTTTGTTCGG GGATGTGATGCTTCTGTTTTGTTAAACTCGACCGGAAATTCAACATCGGAGAAAGATGCAAATACCAACAGAAACTTGGAAGGGTTCAACGTTATTGATGATATTAAATCAGAAATTGAGAAAGAGTGCAAAGGAATTGTGTCTTGCGCTGATATTTTGACTCTCGCTACTCGGGATGCTGTTTCTCTGCAA TATGGGAGGCCGTTGTGGAAGGTGCCCACTGGAAGAAGGGATGGAACAATCTCAATTGCTTCAGAGGCTTCAGCTAATATTCCTTCCGGTGCCTCTAACTTCACGGTCCTTGTTAACAACTTCGCTAGTAAAAACCTCACCGTTCGTGATCTCGTTGCTTTATCag GTGCGCATACAATAGGAGTTGGTCATTGCAATTTTGTGAGCAGAAGACTATTCAACTTCACTGGAAGAGGAGACCAAGACCCATCATTGAACCCAAAATACGCCGATTTTCTAAGGACTCAATGTAGAGACCCAGCTGATCGTACAACCACAGTTGAAATGGACCCAGGAAGCTCCCTCTCGTTCGATAACCATTACTTCAAGATCTTAAAAGAACATAAGGGTCTTTTCGTATCCGATGCTGCCCTCCTCACCGATGATAAAGCACGAGAATTCGCTTTACAACTTCTCAACCCTAAAATGTTCTTTGATGAGTTTGCTAAGTCTATGGAGAAGATGGGAGCTATTGGTGTACTCACTGGAAGTCAAGGCCAGATTAGGAACAAATGCAGTTtggttaattaa